From a single Miscanthus floridulus cultivar M001 chromosome 8, ASM1932011v1, whole genome shotgun sequence genomic region:
- the LOC136477506 gene encoding probable L-ascorbate peroxidase 8, chloroplastic isoform X1, with protein sequence MAERLAASLLPAASPSPSPSARRATVAAAAAASFPSPCSSRTGLRLRSRQPLLSQKAAGRGRGVRVVRCMAASDAAQLKGAREDIKELLKTTYCHPILVRLGWHDSGTYDKNIEEWPQRGGADGSLRFDAELSHGANAGLINALKLIQPIKDKYPGITYADLFQLASATAIEEAGGPKIPMKYGRVDVTAAEQCPPEGRLPDAGPRDPAEHLREVFYRMGLDDKEIVALSGAHTLGRARPDRSGWGKPETKYTKDGPGEPGGQSWTVEWLKFDNSYFKDMKFLSQLPSEEQKEQDLLVLPTDAALFEDPSFKVYAEKYAEDQEAFFKDYAEAHAKLSDLGAKFDPPEGFSLDDDISAAPADEKTEEAISFGERLKQFLAGISWKNFQVQNFLFFLKKLWTDLLKRISTGTPWKWGTALTLEPWGTALTLEPSVTAAPPPEAPEPEPEPAAEPTPEPVAVAVATATSDDNNGAAPQPEPFVAAKYSYGKRELSESMKQKIRAEYEGFGGSPDKPMQSNYFLNIMILIAGLAFLTSLVGN encoded by the exons ATGGCGGAGCGCCTCGCCGCCTCCCTCCTCCCCGCCGCCTCGCCGTCCCCATCCCCGTCCGCCCGCCGCGCAACGGTCGctgccgcggccgccgcctcTTTCCCCTCCCCATGCTCCTCCCGCACGGGGCTGCGCCTACGCTCCCGCCAGCCCCTCCTCTCGCAG AAGGCGGCCGGGCGCGGGCGTGGCGTGCGGGTGGTCCGGTGCATGGCGGCGTCGGACGCGGCGCAGCTCAAGGGCGCGCGGGAGGACATCAAGGAGCTCCTTAAGACCACATACTGCCATCCCATCCTG GTCCGTCTGGGGTGGCATGATTCTGGTACCTATGACAAGAATATTGAGGAGTGGCCACAGCGAGGTGGAGCTGATGGAAGCTTAAGGTTCGATGCTGAGTTGAGTCATGGAGCCAATGCTG GTCTGATTAATGCATTGAAGCTTATCCAACCTATCAAGGACAAATACCCAGGTATCACTTACGCAGATTTGTTCCAGTTAGCAAGTGCTACGGCAATTGAG GAAGCTGGTGGCCCGAAAATTCCAATGAAATATGGGCGGGTTGATGTCACAGCAGCTGAGCAGTGTCCACCTGAAGGGAGGCTTCCTG ACGCTGGCCCACGTGATCCGGCTGAACACCTTAGGGAGGTATTCTATAGAATGGGCCTTGATGACAAG GAAATTGTTGCACTATCTGGAGCACATACACTTGGAAGAGCAAGGCCTGACCGGAGTGGCTGGGGAAAACCAGAAACAAAATATACC AAGGATGGGCCTGGTGAGCCTGGAGGGCAATCATGGACAGTTGAGTGGTTGAAGTTTGATAACAGTTACTTCAAG GACATGAAGTTTTTGAGCCAGCTTCCCTCGGAAGAGCAGAAGGAACAGGATCTTCTAGTTTTGCCCACAGATGCTGCATTATTTGAGGACCCATCATTCAAG GTATACGCGGAAAAGTACGCAGAGGACCAGGAAGCGTTTTTTAAAGACTATGCTGAAGCTCATGCTAAGCTGAGCGATCTTGGTGCAAAGTTTGATCCTCCTGAG GGATTCTCACTGGATGATGACATTAGCGCTGCACCTGCAGACGAAAAGACGGAAGAAGCTATCTCTTTTGGTGAGAGATTGAAACAATTTTTAGCAGGCATCTCTTGGAAAAACTTTCAAGTTCaaaactttttattttttcttaaaaaGTTATGGACGGATTTGTTGAAACGAATTTCAACCGGTACCCCATGGAAATGGGGTACTGCACTAACACTGGAACCATGGGGTACTGCACTAACACTGGAACCATCAGTAACAGCAGCACCACCACCAGAGGCTCCAGAACCAGAACCAGAACCAGCAGCAGAACCTACACCAGAACCGGTAGCAGTGGCAGTAGCAACAGCGACATCCGATGACAACAACGGCGCAGCTCCACAGCCGGAGCCCTTCGTCGCTGCCAAATACTCGTATGGGAAG AGGGAGCTGTCAGAGTCGATGAAGCAAAAGATCAGGGCAGAGTACGAGGGGTTCGGAGGTAGCCCGGACAAGCCCATGCAGTCCAACTACTTCCTCAACATCATGATCCTGATCGCAGGTTTGGCGTTCTTGACGTCTCTGGTCGGGAACTGA
- the LOC136477506 gene encoding probable L-ascorbate peroxidase 8, chloroplastic isoform X3: MAERLAASLLPAASPSPSPSARRATVAAAAAASFPSPCSSRTGLRLRSRQPLLSQKAAGRGRGVRVVRCMAASDAAQLKGAREDIKELLKTTYCHPILVRLGWHDSGTYDKNIEEWPQRGGADGSLRFDAELSHGANAGLINALKLIQPIKDKYPGITYADLFQLASATAIEEAGGPKIPMKYGRVDVTAAEQCPPEGRLPDAGPRDPAEHLREVFYRMGLDDKEIVALSGAHTLGRARPDRSGWGKPETKYTKDGPGEPGGQSWTVEWLKFDNSYFKDMKFLSQLPSEEQKEQDLLVLPTDAALFEDPSFKVYAEKYAEDQEAFFKDYAEAHAKLSDLGAKFDPPEGFSLDDDISAAPADEKTEEAISFAAPPPEAPEPEPEPAAEPTPEPVAVAVATATSDDNNGAAPQPEPFVAAKYSYGKRELSESMKQKIRAEYEGFGGSPDKPMQSNYFLNIMILIAGLAFLTSLVGN, translated from the exons ATGGCGGAGCGCCTCGCCGCCTCCCTCCTCCCCGCCGCCTCGCCGTCCCCATCCCCGTCCGCCCGCCGCGCAACGGTCGctgccgcggccgccgcctcTTTCCCCTCCCCATGCTCCTCCCGCACGGGGCTGCGCCTACGCTCCCGCCAGCCCCTCCTCTCGCAG AAGGCGGCCGGGCGCGGGCGTGGCGTGCGGGTGGTCCGGTGCATGGCGGCGTCGGACGCGGCGCAGCTCAAGGGCGCGCGGGAGGACATCAAGGAGCTCCTTAAGACCACATACTGCCATCCCATCCTG GTCCGTCTGGGGTGGCATGATTCTGGTACCTATGACAAGAATATTGAGGAGTGGCCACAGCGAGGTGGAGCTGATGGAAGCTTAAGGTTCGATGCTGAGTTGAGTCATGGAGCCAATGCTG GTCTGATTAATGCATTGAAGCTTATCCAACCTATCAAGGACAAATACCCAGGTATCACTTACGCAGATTTGTTCCAGTTAGCAAGTGCTACGGCAATTGAG GAAGCTGGTGGCCCGAAAATTCCAATGAAATATGGGCGGGTTGATGTCACAGCAGCTGAGCAGTGTCCACCTGAAGGGAGGCTTCCTG ACGCTGGCCCACGTGATCCGGCTGAACACCTTAGGGAGGTATTCTATAGAATGGGCCTTGATGACAAG GAAATTGTTGCACTATCTGGAGCACATACACTTGGAAGAGCAAGGCCTGACCGGAGTGGCTGGGGAAAACCAGAAACAAAATATACC AAGGATGGGCCTGGTGAGCCTGGAGGGCAATCATGGACAGTTGAGTGGTTGAAGTTTGATAACAGTTACTTCAAG GACATGAAGTTTTTGAGCCAGCTTCCCTCGGAAGAGCAGAAGGAACAGGATCTTCTAGTTTTGCCCACAGATGCTGCATTATTTGAGGACCCATCATTCAAG GTATACGCGGAAAAGTACGCAGAGGACCAGGAAGCGTTTTTTAAAGACTATGCTGAAGCTCATGCTAAGCTGAGCGATCTTGGTGCAAAGTTTGATCCTCCTGAG GGATTCTCACTGGATGATGACATTAGCGCTGCACCTGCAGACGAAAAGACGGAAGAAGCTATCTCTTTTG CAGCACCACCACCAGAGGCTCCAGAACCAGAACCAGAACCAGCAGCAGAACCTACACCAGAACCGGTAGCAGTGGCAGTAGCAACAGCGACATCCGATGACAACAACGGCGCAGCTCCACAGCCGGAGCCCTTCGTCGCTGCCAAATACTCGTATGGGAAG AGGGAGCTGTCAGAGTCGATGAAGCAAAAGATCAGGGCAGAGTACGAGGGGTTCGGAGGTAGCCCGGACAAGCCCATGCAGTCCAACTACTTCCTCAACATCATGATCCTGATCGCAGGTTTGGCGTTCTTGACGTCTCTGGTCGGGAACTGA
- the LOC136477506 gene encoding probable L-ascorbate peroxidase 8, chloroplastic isoform X2: MAERLAASLLPAASPSPSPSARRATVAAAAAASFPSPCSSRTGLRLRSRQPLLSQKAAGRGRGVRVVRCMAASDAAQLKGAREDIKELLKTTYCHPILVRLGWHDSGTYDKNIEEWPQRGGADGSLRFDAELSHGANAGLINALKLIQPIKDKYPGITYADLFQLASATAIEEAGGPKIPMKYGRVDVTAAEQCPPEGRLPDAGPRDPAEHLREVFYRMGLDDKEIVALSGAHTLGRARPDRSGWGKPETKYTKDGPGEPGGQSWTVEWLKFDNSYFKDMKFLSQLPSEEQKEQDLLVLPTDAALFEDPSFKVYAEKYAEDQEAFFKDYAEAHAKLSDLGAKFDPPEGFSLDDDISAAPADEKTEEAISFVTAAPPPEAPEPEPEPAAEPTPEPVAVAVATATSDDNNGAAPQPEPFVAAKYSYGKRELSESMKQKIRAEYEGFGGSPDKPMQSNYFLNIMILIAGLAFLTSLVGN; this comes from the exons ATGGCGGAGCGCCTCGCCGCCTCCCTCCTCCCCGCCGCCTCGCCGTCCCCATCCCCGTCCGCCCGCCGCGCAACGGTCGctgccgcggccgccgcctcTTTCCCCTCCCCATGCTCCTCCCGCACGGGGCTGCGCCTACGCTCCCGCCAGCCCCTCCTCTCGCAG AAGGCGGCCGGGCGCGGGCGTGGCGTGCGGGTGGTCCGGTGCATGGCGGCGTCGGACGCGGCGCAGCTCAAGGGCGCGCGGGAGGACATCAAGGAGCTCCTTAAGACCACATACTGCCATCCCATCCTG GTCCGTCTGGGGTGGCATGATTCTGGTACCTATGACAAGAATATTGAGGAGTGGCCACAGCGAGGTGGAGCTGATGGAAGCTTAAGGTTCGATGCTGAGTTGAGTCATGGAGCCAATGCTG GTCTGATTAATGCATTGAAGCTTATCCAACCTATCAAGGACAAATACCCAGGTATCACTTACGCAGATTTGTTCCAGTTAGCAAGTGCTACGGCAATTGAG GAAGCTGGTGGCCCGAAAATTCCAATGAAATATGGGCGGGTTGATGTCACAGCAGCTGAGCAGTGTCCACCTGAAGGGAGGCTTCCTG ACGCTGGCCCACGTGATCCGGCTGAACACCTTAGGGAGGTATTCTATAGAATGGGCCTTGATGACAAG GAAATTGTTGCACTATCTGGAGCACATACACTTGGAAGAGCAAGGCCTGACCGGAGTGGCTGGGGAAAACCAGAAACAAAATATACC AAGGATGGGCCTGGTGAGCCTGGAGGGCAATCATGGACAGTTGAGTGGTTGAAGTTTGATAACAGTTACTTCAAG GACATGAAGTTTTTGAGCCAGCTTCCCTCGGAAGAGCAGAAGGAACAGGATCTTCTAGTTTTGCCCACAGATGCTGCATTATTTGAGGACCCATCATTCAAG GTATACGCGGAAAAGTACGCAGAGGACCAGGAAGCGTTTTTTAAAGACTATGCTGAAGCTCATGCTAAGCTGAGCGATCTTGGTGCAAAGTTTGATCCTCCTGAG GGATTCTCACTGGATGATGACATTAGCGCTGCACCTGCAGACGAAAAGACGGAAGAAGCTATCTCTTTTG TAACAGCAGCACCACCACCAGAGGCTCCAGAACCAGAACCAGAACCAGCAGCAGAACCTACACCAGAACCGGTAGCAGTGGCAGTAGCAACAGCGACATCCGATGACAACAACGGCGCAGCTCCACAGCCGGAGCCCTTCGTCGCTGCCAAATACTCGTATGGGAAG AGGGAGCTGTCAGAGTCGATGAAGCAAAAGATCAGGGCAGAGTACGAGGGGTTCGGAGGTAGCCCGGACAAGCCCATGCAGTCCAACTACTTCCTCAACATCATGATCCTGATCGCAGGTTTGGCGTTCTTGACGTCTCTGGTCGGGAACTGA